In Silene latifolia isolate original U9 population chromosome 3, ASM4854445v1, whole genome shotgun sequence, a single window of DNA contains:
- the LOC141647990 gene encoding clavaminate synthase-like protein At3g21360 yields the protein MAESSLFKETQSPQQKPYNNSQFPLILTPTHNINDISSFTDAIKSHKQWLISRLISSGAILFRGLQVSSANEFNDVVEAFGFDELPYVGGAAPRSNVVGRVFTANESPPDQKIPFHHEMAQVPEFPSKLFFFCEVEPKSGGETPIVLSHIIYQRMKEKHPEFVQQLEDHGLIYTRVLGEGDNPESPIGRGWKSTFLTDDKSVAELRAAKLGMKLEWLENGVKTIMGPIPGVKFDKSRQCKVWFNSMVAAYTGWKDELNDPVKAVTFGDGRPLPGNIVYDCLNILDEESVAIPWKKGDVLLIDNWAVLHSRRSFEPPRRVLASLCK from the exons ATGGCGGAATCATCCTTGTTCAAAGAAACTCAATCCCCCCAACAAAAACCCTACAACAATTCTCAATTCCCTCTTATTCTAACCCCAACCCACAACATAAATGATATTTCCAGTTTCACAGATGCAATTAAATCCCACAAACAATGGCTAATTTCCCGCCTAATTTCCTCTGGCGCAATTCTATTCCGTGGGCTTCAAGTTTCCTCTGCTAACGAATTCAACGACGTCGTTGAGGCGTTTGGGTTCGATGAACTTCCTTATGTCGGTGGTGCTGCTCCTAGGAGTAACGTTGTTGGTCGTGTTTTTACTGCTAATGAATCTCCTCCTGATCAGAAAATCCCTTTTCACCATGAAATGGCCCAG GTTCCAGAGTTTCCATCCAAATTGTTTTTCTTTTGTGAAGTAGAGCCAAAGAGTGGAGGAGAAACTCCTATTGTTCTTAGCCATATTATATATCAAAGGATGAAAGAAAAACACCCGGaatttgttcaacaacttgaagaCCATGGCTTGATCTATACTCGAGTTTTAGGTGAAGGTGACAATCCTGAATCTCCTATTGGTCGCGGGTGGAAATCCACATTCTTGACTGATGATAAGAGTGTTGCCGAGTTAAG GGCGGCCAAGCTAGGAATGAAGTTAGAATGGTTGGAAAATGGGGTGAAAACAATAATGGGTCCAATCCCAGGCGTCAAATTTGACAAAAGTAGACAGTGCAAGGTGTGGTTCAACAGTATGGTGGCTGCTTACACAGGTTGGAAAGATGAACTAAATGATCCTGTAAAAGCAGTTACCTTTGGTGATGGAAGACCATTGCCAGGTAACATTGTTTACGACTGCCTGAATATCCTCGATGAAGAAAGTGTTGCAATTCCTTGGAAAAAAGGCGATGTTCTACTTATTGATAACTGGGCTGTTCTTCATTCTCGGAGATCTTTTGAACCCCCACGACGGGTCTTAGCTTCTCTTTGCAAGTAG
- the LOC141649637 gene encoding L-type lectin-domain containing receptor kinase S.4-like gives MGHAFYSTPIKFKNSPNASVLPFSTSFTFGTVPEFQKLGGHGMAFVISPTLDLSKKALPSQYLGLFSAADIGNLTNHVFAVEFDTVQDFEFGDINDNHIGIDLNSLVSNASVTAAYTIENSTTVNLTMKDGQTIQCWVEYDSVTSLINVTISVSRVKPTKPLISYKYDLSQILNQTMYVGFSGSTGLLPKAASKIYNNNKHSKAF, from the coding sequence ATGGGACATGCCTTTTATTCCACCCCAATCAAATTCAAAAACTCCCCAAATGCCTCTGTTCTCCCGTTTTCTACATCCTTCACTTTCGGCACCGTTCCAGAATTTCAAAAGCTAGGAGGACATGGCATGGCATTTGTCATTTCCCCTACACTAGACCTCTCCAAAAAAGCCTTGCCTAGTCAATACTTAGGTCTTTTTAGTGCAGCTGATATCGGAAATTTAACCAACCATGTGTTTGCTGTGGAGTTTGATACAGTTCAGGATTTCGAGTTTGGTGATATAAATGATAATCATATTGGGATTGATTTAAATAGCTTGGTTTCGAATGCTTCAGTTACTGCTGCGTATACCATCGAAAATTCGACCACCGTTAACTTGACAATGAAAGATGGTCAGACAATACAATGTTGGGTTGAATATGATTCTGTTACTAGTCTTATTAATGTCACAATTTCGGTTTCAAGAGTAAAGCCAACAAAGCCCCTGATTTCATATAAATATGATTTGTCCCAAATTCTGAATCAAACTATGTACGTTGGTTTTTCCGGATCAACAGGGTTATTACCCAAAGCAGCAAGCAAaatttacaacaacaacaaacattcTAAAGCTTTCTAA